One genomic window of Diospyros lotus cultivar Yz01 chromosome 8, ASM1463336v1, whole genome shotgun sequence includes the following:
- the LOC127807295 gene encoding sterol carrier protein 2 has protein sequence MANSSAQLKSDAIFEQMKLHLSTDAGKEITKKIGLVYEIKIAPKKIGFHEEIYVVDLKNGEVKKGPYEGGKPDATFSFTDDDFVKVATGKMNPQIAFLRGAMKIKGSLSAAQKFTPDIFPKPSKM, from the exons ACTCCTCTGCGCAGCTCAAGTCCGACGCCATCTTCGAGCAGATGAAACTCCACCTCTCTACTGACGCCGGCAAAGAAATCACCAAGAAGATTGGCCTCGTTTACGAGATCAAAATTGCTCCCAAG AAAATTGGATTTCACGAGGAGATCTATGTTGTCGATCTCAAGAACGGCGAGGTTAAGAAAG GCCCATATGAGGGTGGCAAGCCTGACGCCACCTTCTCTTTCACGGATGACGATTTTGTCAAGGTTGCCACTGGGAAAATGAATCCCCAAATTGCTTTCTTGAG GGGTGCAATGAAGATTAAGGGCAGTCTGAGTGCGGCCCAGAAATTCACTCCTGACATTTTCCCCAAGCCTTCAAAGATGTGA